A genomic stretch from Cucumis sativus chloroplast, complete genome includes:
- the ndhB gene encoding NADH dehydrogenase subunit 2, which translates to MIWHVQNENFILDSTRIFMKAFHLLLFDGSFIFPECILIFGLILLLMIDSTSDQKDIPWLYFISSTSLVMSITALLFRWREEPMISFSGNFQTNNFNEIFQFLILLCSTLCIPLSVEYIECTEMAITEFLLFVLTATLGGMFLCGANDLITIFVAPECFSLCSYLLSGYTKKDVRSNEATTKYLLMGGASSSILVHGFSWLYGSSGGEIELQEIVNGLLNTQMYNSPGISIALIFITVGIGFKLSPAPSHQWTPDVYEGSPTPVVAFLSVTSKVAASASATRIFDIPFYFSSNEWHLLLEILAILSMILGNLIAITQTSMKRMLAYSSIGQIGYVIIGIIVGDSNGGYASMITYMLFYIAMNLGTFARIVSFGLRTGTDNIRDYAGLYTKDPLLALSLALCLLSLGGLPPLAGFFGKLHLFWCGWQAGLYFLVSIGLLTSVVSIYYYLKIIKLLMTGRNQEITPHVRNYRRSPLRSNNSIELSMIVCVIASTIPGISMNPIIEIAQDTLF; encoded by the exons ATGATCTGGCATGTACAGAATGAAAACTTCATTCTCGATTCTACGAGAATTTTTATGAAAGCCTTTCATTTGCTTCTCTTCGATGGAAGTTTTATTTTCCCAGAATGTATCCTAATTTTTGGCCTAATTCTTCTTCTGATGATCGATTCAACCTCTGATCAAAAAGATATACCTTGGTTATATTTCATCTCTTCAACAAGTTTAGTAATGAGCATAACGGCCCTATTGTTCCGATGGAGAGAAGAACCTATGATTAGCTTTTCGGGAAATTTCCAAACGAACAATTTCAACGAAATCTTTCAATTTCTTATTTTACTATGTTCAACTCTATGTATTCCTCTATCCGTAGAGTACATTGAATGTACAGAAATGGCTATAACAGAGTTTCTATTATTCGTATTAACAGCTACTCTAGGAGGAATGTTTTTATGCGGTGCTAATGATTTAATAACTATCTTTGTAGCTCCAGAATGTTTCAGTTTATGCTCCTACCTATTATCTGGATATACCAAGAAAGATGTACGGTCTAATGAGGCTACTACGAAATATTTACTCATGGGTGGGGCAAGTTCTTCTATTCTGGTTCATGGTTTCTCTTGGCTATATGGTTCATCCGGGGGAGAGATCGAGCTTCAAGAAATAGTAAATGGTCTTCTCAATACACAAATGTATAACTCCCCAGGAATTTCAATTGCGCTTATATTCATCACTGTAGGAATTGGGTTCAAGCTTTCCCCAGCCCCTTCTCATCAATGGACTCCTGACGTATACGAAGGA TCTCCCACTCCAGTCGTTGCTTTTCTTTCTGTTACTTCGAAAGTAGCTGCTTCAGCTTCAGCCACTCGAATTTTCGATATTCCTTTTTATTTCTCATCAAACGAATGGCATCTTCTTCTGGAAATCCTAGCTATTCTTAGCATGATATTGGGGAATCTCATTGCTATTACTCAAACAAGCATGAAACGTATGCTTGCGTATTCGTCCATCGGTCAAATCGGATATGTAATTATTGGAATAATTGTTGGAGACTCAAATGGTGGATATGCAAGCATGATAACTTATATGCTCTTCTATATCGCCATGAATCTAGGAACTTTTGCTCGCATTGTATCATTTGGTCTACGTACCGGAACTGATAACATTCGAGATTATGCAGGATTATACACAAAAGATCCTCTTTTGGCTCTCTCTTTAGCCCTATGTCTCTTATCCTTAGGAGGTCTTCCTCCACTAGCAGGTTTTTTCGGAAAACTTCATTTATTCTGGTGTGGATGGCAGGCAGGCCTATATTTCTTGGTTTCAATAGGACTACTTACGAGCGTTGTTTCTATCTACTATTATCTAAAAATAATCAAGTTATTAATGACTGGACGAAACCAAGAAATAACCCCTCACGTGCGAAATTATAGAAGATCTCCTTTAAGATCAAACAATTCCATCGAATTGAGTATGATTGTATGTGTGATAGCATCTACTATACCAGGAATATCAATGAACCCGATTATTGAAATTGCTCAGGATACCCTTTTTTAG